One region of Thalassophryne amazonica chromosome 16, fThaAma1.1, whole genome shotgun sequence genomic DNA includes:
- the si:ch211-234h8.7 gene encoding monocarboxylate transporter 4 has protein sequence MGGVALDVGGPGVKAPDGGWGWAVLFGCFIITGFSYAFPKAVSVFFKELIREFGVGYKDMAWISSILLAMLYGTGPLCSVLVNRFGCRPVMMVGGLFASLGMIMASFSTNIIHIYFCTGIITGLGLALNFQPSLIMLNRYFNKKRPLANGLAAAGSPVALCCLSPLGQVLQYHYGWRGGFLIFGGILLNCCVCGALMKPLVGPKCPEQEEEGMQVVKKKKVKLLDFSVFKDTGFVIYTVAASIMVLGLFVPPLFFVSYAKELGNEDTKSALLLTVLGFVDIFARPTCGVIAGLKWVRPRCVYFFSFAMLFNGVTDIIGSQCKDYATLVVYCIFFGISYGMVGALQFEVLMAIVGTEKFSSAIGLVLLMEAIAVLVGPPGAGGLLDATREYMFVFLLAGTEVTLSALVLCICNILFIKKKSPARTEETETVSMTDGTKMEAHNKPAGVDGEEEKGAREEHKTEKVKVIKEGGEKAEEEVRPESVIVDSSEVERFLKEPQQNADVAVSPETCL, from the exons ATGGGAGGCGTGGCGTTGGACGTGGGTGGACCAGGAGTGAAGGCTCCAGATGGTGGGTGGGGCTGGGCAGTGCTGTTCGGCTGTTTCATCATCACAGGCTTCTCCTACGCTTTTCCTAAAGCAGTCAGTGTCTTCTTCAAGGAGCTGATCAGGGAGTTTGGGGTGGGCTACAAAGACATGGCATGGATATCTTCCATTCTGCTGGCCATGCTGTATGGCACAG GTCCTCTGTGCAGCGTGCTGGTCAACAGGTTTGGTTGTCGTCCGGTGATGATGGTGGGTGGCCTCTTTGCCTCCTTGGGAATGATCATGGCCTCCTTCTCCACAAACATCATTCATATCTACTTCTGTACTGGGATCATTACAG GTCTGGGGTTAGCACTGAACTTCCAACCTTCTCTGATTATGCTCAACCGTTACTTTAATAAGAAGCGTCCACTAGCCAACGGGCTTGCGGCTGCAGGAAGCCCTGTGGCCCTGTGCTGCCTCTCTCCACTGGGTCAGGTGCTCCAGTACCATTATGGATGGAGGGGGGGCTTCCTCATCTTTGGTGGCATTCTCCTCAACTGTTGTGTCTGCGGAGCCCTCATGAAGCCACTGGTTGGCCCCAAGTGCCCAGAACAGGAGGAAGAGGGTATGCAAGTGGTAAAAAAGAAGAAAGTCAAGCTTCTGGACTTCTCTGTTTTCAAAGACACTGGCTTTGTCATCTACACTGTGGCAGCGTCCATCATGGTGCTGGGGTTGTTTGTACCCCCACTGTTTTTTGTGTCCTACGCCAAAGAGCTGGGGAACGAGGACACTAAATCAGCTCTACTACTCACTGTCCTGGGGTTCGTAGACATTTTTGCAAGGCCAACGTGCGGTGTGATCGCAGGACTGAAGTGGGTGCGACCACGTTGTGTGTATTTCTTCAGCTTTGCTATGCTGTTCAATGGAGTCACCGATATCATCGGCTCACAG TGTAAAGACTATGCAACTCTGGTGGTCTACTGCATCTTCTTTGGCATCTCCTATGGCATGGTGGGTGCCCTGCAGTTTGAGGTTCTCATGGCAATAGTTGGAACTGAGAAATTCTCCAGTGCCATTGGACTGGTTCTGCTCATGGAAGCTATTGCTGTGCTGGTGGGGCCACCTGGTGCAG gTGGCCTGCTTGATGCCACCAGGGAATATATGTTTGTCTTCTTGCTGGCAGGAACTGAGGTGACACTGTCTGCTCTGGTCCTGTGTATTTGTAACATCTTGTTTATCAAGAAGAAGTCTCCGGCGAGGACAGAGGAGACGGAAACTGTCAGCATGACGGATGGCACCAAAATGGAGGCCCACAACAAACCTGCCGGCGTGGACGGCGAGGAGGAGAAAGGAGCAAGAGAAGAGCACAAGACTGAGAAGGTGAAGGTCATAAAGGAAGGAGGCGAGAAAGCAGAAGAGGAAGTCAGACCAGAGAGTGTCATTGTGGACTCGAGTGAAGTAGAACGGTTCTTGAAAGAGCCGCAGCAAAATGCCGACGTGGCCGTCAGTCCAGAAACGTGCCTGTGA